One stretch of Caldinitratiruptor microaerophilus DNA includes these proteins:
- a CDS encoding stalk domain-containing protein, with protein sequence MAASRRRTAFLVTAFLSTVLLPASSPVAAAGPPVAVAAPAEAPAGPAQGPAPLAQAPPSAPAGSGVPLAPPSPASGAGPIRVEVDGRELPLDPAPVIVEGRTLVPFRAIFEALGASVEWDGATRTVSGMVPDSSGAPGRYVRFRVGNKLACLSPSCDRADLMDVPARIIGDRTFVPTRFVATALGASVDWDGSRRTVVIRTGPEAPAPAPPALTVLTVQPGQRITGVTSLKARVGVPAAALRFFLLDPETGRGPLLAGGTDLDATYTWRPDPAYAGRRLLAAAAYDAGGRLVAGQVLPVEVAPDPTVVVRGVEPGRVLRGTGGSVTLTADLGFVATHVRWELVDPGSGSASLIAEADPYAPFTWWPGVWSNGRWLLRAVAYDRTGKAYPSQGIPIEVRMEPWVGIDGVKAGQTIAGPVTLRARANFGVTRAQFRLGDGTVLGEATGGNTSVRWFPPPERNGAQTIHLTVWDAQGQAREAGPVAVTVQVAPTLRLLGVGPRQVLAGTVELRAEANVAVTAVEFRLRRPQGGGAVNLARGTDLAATYRWSPAPGQDGEWLLEAVATTPQGGTLASEAIPVRVYTGTLYGPRPAAPRDRFLDMVSEWALRVRERTGMSAALQVAQAALETGYGQYVPVDKYTGRFSYNLFGIKGEGPAGSVVSNTWEEYNGVAYRVDDRFRAYNTLEESWDDHWRFLMERDRYAPFRAVAADPILGAWALRRSGYATDSRYAQKLIDIMNRYDLYRLDETQP encoded by the coding sequence TTGGCCGCATCCCGTCGCCGGACCGCCTTTCTCGTCACCGCCTTTCTCTCGACCGTCCTCCTCCCGGCCTCCTCACCCGTCGCCGCCGCCGGTCCGCCGGTGGCGGTCGCCGCCCCGGCTGAGGCGCCGGCCGGGCCCGCACAGGGGCCGGCACCCCTCGCCCAGGCACCGCCGTCTGCCCCGGCCGGGTCGGGGGTACCCCTCGCCCCCCCGTCGCCGGCCTCCGGCGCCGGTCCCATCCGGGTCGAGGTCGACGGCCGGGAGCTGCCCCTCGACCCTGCCCCCGTGATCGTCGAGGGCCGCACCCTGGTCCCGTTCCGGGCGATCTTCGAGGCGCTGGGCGCGTCGGTGGAGTGGGACGGGGCGACGCGGACCGTGTCCGGCATGGTACCGGACTCGAGCGGGGCACCCGGCCGGTACGTGCGTTTCCGGGTCGGCAACAAGCTGGCCTGCCTGAGCCCGTCCTGTGACCGCGCCGACCTCATGGACGTGCCCGCCCGGATCATCGGCGACCGGACGTTCGTGCCCACCCGCTTCGTGGCCACTGCGCTGGGGGCGAGCGTCGACTGGGACGGGAGCCGCCGCACCGTCGTCATCCGCACGGGGCCGGAAGCTCCAGCGCCGGCGCCCCCGGCCCTCACCGTCCTCACCGTGCAGCCCGGCCAGCGCATCACCGGCGTGACCTCCCTGAAGGCCCGGGTCGGCGTGCCGGCCGCGGCCCTCCGCTTCTTCCTCCTCGACCCCGAGACGGGACGAGGGCCGCTCCTGGCCGGCGGGACGGACCTCGACGCGACCTACACGTGGCGGCCCGACCCCGCCTACGCCGGGCGGCGCCTCCTGGCGGCCGCAGCCTACGACGCCGGCGGTCGCCTGGTCGCCGGCCAGGTGCTGCCGGTCGAGGTGGCGCCCGACCCGACCGTGGTCGTGCGCGGCGTCGAGCCGGGGCGGGTGCTGCGGGGGACGGGCGGCAGCGTCACCCTGACGGCCGACCTCGGCTTCGTGGCCACGCACGTGCGGTGGGAGCTCGTCGACCCGGGCTCGGGCAGCGCCTCCCTGATCGCCGAGGCCGATCCCTACGCGCCGTTCACCTGGTGGCCGGGCGTGTGGAGCAACGGCCGCTGGCTCCTGCGCGCCGTCGCCTACGACCGCACGGGAAAGGCCTACCCCTCGCAGGGGATCCCGATCGAGGTCCGGATGGAGCCCTGGGTGGGCATCGACGGGGTGAAGGCCGGCCAGACCATCGCCGGACCGGTGACCCTGCGGGCCCGGGCCAACTTCGGGGTGACCCGGGCGCAGTTCCGTCTGGGCGACGGCACCGTCCTCGGGGAGGCCACCGGCGGCAACACCAGTGTCCGGTGGTTCCCGCCCCCTGAGCGGAATGGCGCCCAGACCATCCACCTGACCGTCTGGGACGCGCAGGGGCAGGCCCGGGAGGCCGGGCCGGTGGCCGTCACCGTGCAGGTCGCGCCCACCCTGCGGCTCCTGGGGGTGGGCCCGCGGCAGGTCCTCGCCGGGACGGTGGAGCTGCGGGCCGAAGCGAACGTCGCCGTCACCGCCGTGGAGTTCCGCCTCCGCCGCCCGCAGGGAGGGGGGGCGGTCAACCTGGCCCGCGGGACGGACCTGGCGGCCACCTACCGCTGGAGCCCCGCCCCCGGCCAGGACGGAGAGTGGCTCCTGGAAGCCGTCGCCACCACCCCGCAGGGCGGGACCCTGGCGAGCGAGGCGATCCCCGTCCGGGTCTACACCGGCACCCTGTACGGGCCCCGGCCCGCCGCGCCCAGGGACCGGTTCCTCGACATGGTCAGCGAGTGGGCGCTCCGGGTCCGCGAGCGGACCGGGATGTCCGCCGCCCTGCAGGTGGCCCAGGCCGCCCTGGAGACGGGCTACGGGCAGTACGTCCCCGTCGACAAGTACACGGGGCGGTTTTCGTACAACCTCTTCGGCATCAAGGGCGAGGGTCCGGCCGGCTCGGTGGTGAGCAACACCTGGGAGGAATACAACGGGGTGGCGTACCGGGTCGACGACCGCTTCCGTGCCTACAACACCCTGGAGGAGAGCTGGGACGACCACTGGCGCTTCCTCATGGAACGCGATCGCTACGCCCCCTTCCGGGCGGTCGCGGCCGACCCGATCCTGGGCGCCTGGGCGCTGCGCCGTTCCGGATACGCCACCGACTCCCGCTACGCGCAGAAGCTCATCGACATCATGAACCGGTACGACCTGTACCGCCTGGACGAGACCCAGCCGTGA
- a CDS encoding tetratricopeptide repeat protein, with product MNAGSARALALAVVLLLAWALVAPFVAGKSYASDLNFLLAAVSATATLAGIGFALYGWFTARELPRLVDEKLDERARRIEEALSSKLYRQQEALQKLIAAYGVRDVDQRIALVKQALDVDPTVYNGWVTLGHAFLEKGDPAAAEECFRRDLQFHPSNYQAMCDLAALHAGQSEWLAALSWLKEAIRVNPGTWEQIERDPRLEPLRTHRREDYDRVIAEALRTAGAGKH from the coding sequence ATGAACGCCGGATCGGCCCGGGCGCTCGCGCTGGCGGTCGTCCTCCTCCTGGCGTGGGCGCTTGTCGCGCCCTTCGTAGCTGGCAAGTCTTACGCATCCGATCTGAACTTCCTCCTGGCAGCCGTGTCGGCAACCGCCACGCTGGCAGGCATCGGCTTCGCCCTGTACGGCTGGTTCACCGCGCGGGAGCTGCCGAGGCTCGTCGACGAGAAACTCGACGAGCGAGCCCGCCGGATCGAGGAGGCGCTGAGCAGCAAGCTGTACAGGCAGCAGGAAGCCCTGCAGAAGCTCATCGCCGCCTACGGGGTCCGAGACGTGGATCAACGAATCGCCCTCGTGAAACAGGCGCTGGACGTGGACCCGACGGTCTACAACGGTTGGGTGACACTGGGTCACGCCTTCCTGGAGAAGGGCGACCCCGCCGCTGCCGAGGAGTGCTTCCGAAGGGACCTCCAGTTCCATCCGTCAAACTACCAGGCGATGTGTGACCTCGCCGCGCTGCACGCCGGCCAGTCCGAGTGGCTCGCGGCCCTGAGCTGGCTGAAGGAGGCGATCCGGGTCAATCCGGGGACGTGGGAGCAAATCGAGAGGGATCCGCGCCTGGAACCCCTGAGAACACACCGGCGAGAAGACTACGACCGCGTGATCGCCGAGGCCCTCCGAACGGCGGGCGCCGGCAAACACTGA
- a CDS encoding peptide-binding protein: MKRNRMRLVGPALALLLALTVPACSSKPAAPPQPPATATPPAAERAEDQPRDGGTLTFASLGDIVTLNPLFAQDTASGDLQQLLLARLYDLSPEGKLAVTENSLAAELPRVEDGGLRYTIKLKETPRWSDGKPVTADDVVFTFQMMANPEVGSPLLPYVDKVKEIKAVDPHTVEITMKEIYAPFELTALNVPVAPRHVLEGVAPRELQNHPYGKDLTRTVTNGPYRWAEWQQNQYHVLTRDPNFWGKKPHIEKVVYKVYADAQTMVQGLLSGDVDMATGIPVSLLGAVKAKEGLTVIEQPGPYYDYLGFNFNGENFPGGKSPFAGVKTRQAIAYAINRKGMVDSILQGHGSIINGPFLSSSWAYTPGSDVDYPYDPEKAKQLLAEDGWKPGPDGILRKDGQRFAFTLQYNAGNTRREQIAAVVQQNLKDVGIEVKIEPVEWSAWVEKNISPGKFQAVLLGWQLTPDPDAEPIFSSRYFPPSGQNIGWYRNERADRLWVEGYRTTDPAKRKQVYADLARELSTDLPYVFLMQRNEILGVSQRVRWKKEHAPVLSLPYGYFLRFVEYWVTD; this comes from the coding sequence GTGAAACGCAACCGCATGCGCCTGGTGGGGCCCGCGCTGGCCCTGCTGCTGGCCCTGACGGTCCCGGCCTGTAGCAGCAAGCCGGCCGCTCCGCCTCAGCCACCCGCCACGGCGACCCCGCCCGCCGCCGAGCGCGCCGAGGACCAGCCCAGGGACGGCGGCACCCTGACGTTCGCGTCCCTCGGCGACATCGTGACGCTGAATCCCCTGTTCGCCCAGGACACGGCCTCCGGTGACCTCCAGCAGCTCCTGCTCGCCAGGCTCTACGACCTGAGCCCCGAGGGCAAGCTGGCGGTCACGGAGAACTCGCTCGCCGCCGAGCTTCCCCGGGTCGAGGACGGCGGCCTGAGGTACACCATCAAGCTCAAGGAGACCCCGAGGTGGAGCGACGGGAAACCGGTCACGGCGGACGACGTCGTCTTCACCTTCCAGATGATGGCCAACCCCGAGGTGGGCTCGCCGCTCCTCCCGTACGTTGACAAGGTCAAGGAGATCAAGGCCGTCGATCCCCACACCGTCGAGATCACGATGAAGGAAATCTACGCGCCCTTCGAGCTCACCGCCCTGAACGTGCCGGTCGCGCCCAGGCACGTCCTGGAAGGCGTTGCGCCCAGGGAACTGCAGAACCACCCGTACGGGAAAGATCTGACCCGAACGGTCACCAACGGCCCGTACCGCTGGGCGGAGTGGCAGCAGAACCAGTACCACGTCCTCACCCGGGATCCGAACTTCTGGGGGAAGAAGCCGCACATCGAGAAGGTCGTCTACAAGGTCTACGCCGACGCGCAGACCATGGTCCAGGGGCTTCTCAGCGGGGATGTGGACATGGCCACCGGGATCCCCGTGTCGCTTTTGGGCGCGGTCAAGGCGAAAGAAGGCCTGACGGTCATCGAGCAGCCGGGGCCGTACTACGACTACCTGGGCTTCAACTTCAACGGCGAGAACTTCCCCGGGGGCAAGAGCCCCTTCGCGGGCGTCAAGACCCGGCAGGCGATCGCCTACGCCATCAACCGGAAGGGCATGGTGGACAGCATCCTCCAGGGCCACGGCTCCATCATCAACGGCCCGTTCCTGTCCAGCAGCTGGGCGTACACGCCCGGGTCGGACGTCGACTACCCCTACGATCCGGAAAAGGCGAAGCAGCTCCTGGCCGAAGACGGCTGGAAGCCCGGCCCCGACGGCATTCTCCGGAAGGACGGCCAGCGGTTCGCCTTCACCCTCCAGTACAACGCCGGCAACACCCGCCGCGAGCAGATCGCCGCGGTCGTCCAGCAGAACCTCAAGGACGTGGGGATCGAAGTCAAGATCGAGCCGGTCGAGTGGTCGGCCTGGGTGGAGAAGAACATCAGCCCCGGCAAGTTCCAGGCTGTCCTCCTCGGCTGGCAGCTCACCCCGGACCCGGACGCCGAGCCCATCTTCAGCTCCCGGTACTTCCCGCCCTCCGGCCAGAACATCGGCTGGTACAGGAACGAGAGGGCGGACCGCCTCTGGGTCGAGGGGTACCGGACCACGGACCCGGCGAAGCGGAAGCAGGTCTACGCCGATCTCGCCCGGGAACTCTCCACCGACCTGCCCTACGTCTTCCTCATGCAGCGCAACGAGATCCTGGGCGTCAGCCAGCGGGTGCGCTGGAAGAAGGAGCACGCCCCCGTGCTGTCCCTGCCCTACGGCTACTTCCTGCGCTTCGTCGAGTA